One Ranitomeya variabilis isolate aRanVar5 chromosome 5, aRanVar5.hap1, whole genome shotgun sequence DNA window includes the following coding sequences:
- the LOC143774933 gene encoding uncharacterized protein LOC143774933 encodes MECYDRMSLDVVQMISVIEKHPEVWDRSHKNYKGSKRDAWPKIVTTLFPEWPNLPKQWQTTILGDVRKRWRSVTDRFMKSLKTPSGSSPPRKRVPYADQLQFILGSRSLRRTESNVCAQTPPDLGDSTEDNIGEEVEECRMGSQASPGDMSLSGRSQEVTDTFGERDIAPRAGEVLDSNTASTSSDATANSGGGVSRHMGMGAASARPVALRRAAPKKSKQAQVIENLTSRTLNLLDNSAKQDEQDKFGSLLADRLRTLPRDKQQMYMTAANCLLTAIDGTYPQPNKL; translated from the exons ATGGAGTGCTACGATCGCATGAGCCTGGATGTGGTGCagatgataagtgtg ATTGAAAAACACCCGGAGGTCTGGGACCGGTCACATAAGAATTACAAGGGGTCAAAGCGTGATGCCTGGCCCAAGATTGTAACAACTCTATTTCCTGAGTGGCCGAATCTACCTAAACAGTGGCAAACAACAATTT TGGGCGATGTGAGGAAGAGGTGGCGGTCAGTGACAGATCGATTCATGAAGTCCCTCAAGACTCCGAGTGGCAGCTCGCCGCCAAGGAAGAGGGTGCCATATGCAGACCAGCTGCAGTTTATATTGGGAAGCCGGAGTTTGAGGAG AACTGAAAGCAACGTCTGTGCCCAAACACCTCCAGACCTAGGTGACTCCACGGAGGACAATATTGGAGAGGAAGTAGAAGAATGCAGGATGGGCAGCCAAGCTTCTCCGGGGGACATGTCTTTGTCCGGAAGGTCACAAGAGGTTACCGATACCTTTGGAGAACGTGACATAGCACCTCGTGCGGGAGAAGTTTTGGACTCTAACACTGCTTCTACTTCCTCGGACGCTACAGCCAACTCTGGTGGTGGTGTGTCGAGGCACATGGGGATGGGGGCTGCTTCTGCCCGTCCCGTGGCTTTGAGAAGGGCGGCACCAAAGAAGTCTAAACAAGCTCAAGTTATAGAAAACTTAACAAGCCGTACGCTCAATCTGCTAGACAATTCGGCAAAGCAAGATGAGCAAGACAAATTTGGGTCACTTTTGGCAGACCGCCTTAGAACACTGCCACGGGACAAGCAGCAAATGTACATGACAGCAGCCAATTGTCTGTTAACGGCAATTGATGGGACCTACCCCCAGCCCAACAAATTATGA